The DNA segment TCAAGCCTATCTGCCTCTTCCATTCTATGAACGTTTGAATGCGGTCGCGGAACAACCGGATGACGACATTCCTCGTTCGATTATCGAAGGAATGAGCTACGAGATTTCGCTGATCGACTCGGTCGAGCTTGCGTCGGAGATTGCCGTCACCACCAACATCAACGTGGTAACCACCAAGACAAATCAAACCATTCGACTGCCTTTCGATGCCCAGCTCGGTATCAGCTTGAGCACGGCAGTCGATCAAATCAACTCTGGAGTTGACGCCAGCAGCAGCATCCTGCCCAATCCTTACAGCGTGACGACGGGCGAACTGGTCTTGCCGCTGAAAGAAGTTGGGCAACACACGATTGTCATCAAAAGCTTGTTGCCGGTCTCGAAACCAGGCGATATGCCGTTTTCCCTGCACATTGAAACGCCTCCCCAGGTCAGCACGGCCGTGACGATCGCCGACTCGATGCGAATGGGTTCGCCGAAAATCCAATTCAGCGATCGCGAGATTTCTCTCGAGTCTTCCAACATTCGCCAGACGATTCCGCTTGGCATGGTCGAGGGCTTCGATCTGCAGTGGCGTTCCTCTGAACTTCAAGCCCGATTCGAGTTCCGCGAACTCGACCTTCTGCAGTTCACCGAAGACGACATCGAGCTACGTGTCCGCTTGATGCTGACCAACCGTTCCCCCCAGATCGGACCGATCCTGCTGAACGTCGACTCTCGACTGAAGCTCGACATGCAGCAGTCACTCGGCTGGACTGCGGAAGTGAAGTCGAACAGCCTTTCCGCTTCCACGCGAACCTATGCCATCAACCTGCTGGAAGGCGCGACCCCAATCGACGCGATTGACTTGCGGTTCTCTCTGGATGGGGCGCAACAGGTGGGACAACTGCGGTTCCCCAATGTGGAAGTGGCCAATGGAACCTTGCAACGACGCTGGGTGGCGGTCGCTGCCAACAGCCAATTGCAGGTCGGCAGCCAGGCCCAATCGCGGGTCAACATCTTGTCGCAAGATGACTTCCTTCGCGAATGGAACGAGAACGAGCCAAACTTCCGTTTTGCAGTCGCTGTGGCAACGGTGGAACCGCTCGACTGGCTTATTTCGACGCGGCCGATTGCGACTCGCGGCAATGCGGACTTGCGATATCGCCTGCAGTTCGATTCCGATGGCTACAACTTCGACCTGAAAGCTCAGATCGAAACCTACTCAGGCCAGGCCAAGCAATACGTCGTCGAGATGATCCCCGGCTGCGAAATTCAATCGGTCAGCTACTTGGTTGACGGCCTGCTTCGCCCGACGCAGTGGCACTACGATGCCGCCAGCGGCGAACTCGGAGTGATGCTTCTTACCGACGTGAGCGGTCTGCAGGAACTTTCCATCAATGGTCGTAAATGGCTCCCGGTCAACCAGACCGATGTGAGCCTACCGCCCACTAAGATCCGCGATGTTCAAACCCAGTCTTGCCGCGTGCAACTGGTGCGTGACCACTCGGTACTTGTTCGTCCGATGCTCACCACCAACTTGATTCCTCTCCAGGATGAAGCGGCAGACCCTATGAACGACGAGCTCGTTCAAGTGGGTCAGTGGGAAGTGGTCGATTCGTCGCTACCGATTGACTGGCAAGTCATCCCAAACGACGTACTCATTTCGGGCGATATGCTGACCATCACCGACCGCGTTGATGGCGTGTGGAATTTGAACTGGGTCGGTAAGCTCGAGATTCGCAGCGGCAGCATTGGCTATCTCCAGTGGCTCGTCCCGAACGAGGTGGAACTCGACGTTGACTCGATCGAAGACTTCGAGGTTCATGTTCGCGAACTGCCCGACAAGTCGGCGGATGTTTACACATTGGTTCCACAAAAGCAGCTGGGCAGTTACCTCTCGTTTGATTGGAATGGCAAGCTGAAGACCTCGCCAGGTCGTCGTGTGCAGTTCGCTCCGCTGCTACTGATTGGCCAGCCACATTTACGACAACTGGCTGCGATACCGCGCGAAGTGGACCAGCAAGAGATCCTTTGGTCTTCGTTAGTGCTGCGAGCGACGACGCCCTCGGAACGCTGGCTGACGGCGAACACGCCTGATACGCATCAACTGCTGATCGCAACGCGGCCTGACTATACCTGCGAATTGATTCAACGAGCCAATCCCACAGGGAACCCATTGGTCGATTCACTGGAAACGACGATCCACGTCGACCGCCAGGGAAATGCTCTCGGCGTGATACGTGCCGCAATCTTGCCGCAAGGCAACGGCAGCGTTGAATTCACGTTGCCACCAACCGTTGATGTGATGGGGGCATCGGTCGACTACACCCGGCTTTGGAACGTTGAACCTAAGCCCGATCGTGTCGTGACGATTCCCCTAAAGTCAAGCAGTTTGCCGCAGATGGTCGAACTGGCGTTCCGATCTCGTTTGGTTCCGGACAAAGACTTGCACTTCAAGCTCGATCGTCCGCGACTCACCGACGCTAACGGCACCGAAGAACTGCTCCGCGTCAGCTTGCCGATGCAGTGGACAATTGAAAACGTGCCACATCTCGATCGCATGGCCTGGAGCCGACAACAAGTCACCTCGGCGTTTCGTTTGAAGGATGCTTCTCGCGATACGCAATCAGGCATTAGCTCAGCCGAAATCCAACGCTGGAATCAGTTGCGAATGGAACAAGCATTCGCTGCGTTGTTCAACTATCAGGAACTGCTTCGCAAGCGAGGCGAATCGCCGGAGAATACCCGCGAGCAAATTGCTTCGCTATTGGGTGACAACGCAAGTGATGTCGAAACCTGGGAAGTCTCGGATCGGAGCAATACGAGTGCCATGCCGATCTCGCTAACCGATGCGACCGATGAAGTTCCGTCAGAGCGATTCCACTACTTCCGCGAGACCAATCCTTTCGGAACGCTTTCGATTCGCGTCGCTTCTTCGCGCAGCTATTCGTACTGGCCACCCATCGCCACAAGCGTACTCGCATTGCTGGGGATAGGACTGATCTTCTTCCGGCATCCAATTTTGAATCGTCTGGGTCAGCGAGCGAGCCATTGGATGGTTCGCAATCCACAAGTTTGCGGAGTTTTGGCCGGACTGTTCTGGTGGTTGTTCTTACCACCCCATTTTATTGGTTTGCTGCTGATTGCTGCGGTTTTATGGGCCTCACTGCCGATGCGATCGGCTGCTGTCTTGGGCCGAAACTAACGGCATGGTCGTGGCAGTTTGCGCCACTTACCAGCTAGCGTCCTTTCGCGGATTTCCTCACGCGATTCGGGGCCTCTTTCGACTTGGCACATTTCCGCAATTCTGATAGGTTACCGCTTCCTCAGACAGACAATCCGAGCTGGTTGCGAGGAGGATGCCTATCAACGAAGAAGTAGAAGGCAGCCAAGCAATCAGCGATAAACGCTCTCGGCTATTTTCAGCTTTGGCTATTTCGGAAGGAGTCCGGCATGAGTCAAGTCAGTCAACGAACCTTACCTGTTCATATCCGTTGGATGATTCGCCGCGATATGCAAGAGGTTCTCGATATTGAAAGTCTCAGCTTCGAATATGCCTGGAGCGAAGAAGAGTTCGTGAAGTGCCTTCGCGAGCGAAACTGCATCGGCATGGTTGCCGAGCATGAAGATCGCATCGCAGGCTACATGATCTACGAGATTCTGAACACTCGGCTGCATCTATTGAACCTGGCAGTGGCTCCTTCGATGCGACGCTTTGGCGTTGGTCGTCAGATGATCGGCAAGCTGGTCTCGAAATTGACCCACCGTCGTCGCCGCCAGATTCTGCTGGAAGTTCGTGAGACGAACCTCAACGCGCAAAAGTTCTTCCGCAGCCTCGACTTCAAAGCGATCTCGCTTCTGAAGGACTTCTACGAGGACACGACCGAAGATGCCTACCTGATGCAGTACAAGCAGCAGCAGGAAGCAGGCGGATTCACCCCCGTCAATCGTATCGCTCGTCTGGCCAGCTAAGCAGTTCGGCTATTTGAGCTAGACTTCGACGATCTCATGCTCCATCGTCTTTAGATCGACGATGGCAATGGTATGACGTCGTGCTCGATACAGGGCCCCTGGGTTCAACACCAGCGTGGGGCCTTCCTGCCGTACCAGCATCTGATGAGTGTGGCCCGAGCAAATCAAATCGAAGTCGTGCGAACGAATCATCCGCATCAGCAAGGCGGCGTCGTCACCATGCGTCATTCCGATACGACAATTATCGATGCGGAAATCGCCGAACGTCTCGTGACAGGTGCCACCACACGCCATGATTTCATCACGCAGAACATCGCGGGCATCG comes from the Bremerella sp. JC817 genome and includes:
- the rimI gene encoding ribosomal protein S18-alanine N-acetyltransferase codes for the protein MSQVSQRTLPVHIRWMIRRDMQEVLDIESLSFEYAWSEEEFVKCLRERNCIGMVAEHEDRIAGYMIYEILNTRLHLLNLAVAPSMRRFGVGRQMIGKLVSKLTHRRRRQILLEVRETNLNAQKFFRSLDFKAISLLKDFYEDTTEDAYLMQYKQQQEAGGFTPVNRIARLAS
- a CDS encoding YfcE family phosphodiesterase codes for the protein MQIGVVSDTHGHSDFAQAAAYMLETFSVEQVLHCGDIGSTGVVQVFSKWPTHYVFGNTDDARDVLRDEIMACGGTCHETFGDFRIDNCRIGMTHGDDAALLMRMIRSHDFDLICSGHTHQMLVRQEGPTLVLNPGALYRARRHTIAIVDLKTMEHEIVEV